The sequence below is a genomic window from bacterium 336/3.
TCTATGGAGATAATTTAGATATATTGACCAAAAAAGCAGAGCAAACTAGTCGTTTACTTCATAAAATTAAAGGAATCGTAGATATAAAAGTAGAACAAGTATTGGGATTGCCACAAATGGTAATTCAATATGATAGAAATAAAATAGCTCAATATGGCTTGAATATAGCACAATTGAATCAGGTTGTGAGAGCCTCTTTTGCAGGAGAAGTTGCAGGAGTTGTGTTTGAAGGAGAAAAACGTTTTGATTTGGTTATCAGATTGGCAGAAATACAAAGGAATAACATCGAAAACCTAAAAAATCTTTATATAAAATCTGCCAATGGCACATATATTAGATTAGAAGAAGTAGCGAAAATAGGCTATCAGCCTGCTCCTGTACAAGTTTCGAGAGAAAACACCAAAAGAAGAATTGTAATAGGTGCAAATGTGAGAGGCAGAGATGTAGAAAGTGTGGTAAAAGAGATGCAAAAAATCTTTGAACAGAAAAAAATTAAACTGCCTATTGGTTATTATGTGGAATATGGTGGGCAATTTGAAAATTTGGAAAAAGGCAAACAAAGATTGATGATAGCAGTGCCTATTGCATTGGGTTTGATATTTTTATTGTTATATTTCACTTTTCATTCAATCAAACAGGCTATTCTTATTTTTACGGCTATTCCACTTTCTGCAATAGGTGGTATTGTAGCCCTTTGGCTAAGAAATATGCCTTTTAGTATTTCGGCAGGAGTTGGTTTTATTGCTTTGTTTGGAGTAGCAGTTTTAAACGGAATTGTTTTGATAGGCTATTTCAATCAATTACAAAAAGAAGGATATAAAAATGTAAATAGAAGAGTTTTAATAGGTGTTTTTGTGAGATTAAGACCTGTATTGATGACTGCTTCTGTAGCTAGTTTAGGTTTTTTGCCAATGGCAATATCTTCTTCGGCTGGTGCTGAAGTACAAAGACCTCTTGCAACAGTAGTAATTGGAGGACTTTTGTCTGCTACATTCCTGACACTGATAGTTTTACCTATTTTATACATTATCTTTGAACAAAAACTTACTGTTATGAAAGATTTATCAAAAACAGCCTTGATGCTTATGTGTTTTGTGTTTTCAAGCCAGATAACTTTTGCACAAAAAACAGTTACATTGAATCAGGCTTTGGATATTGCAGAAAAGCAGAGTCTGATTTTACAAACAAAAGAATTGGAGATAGCCTATCAAAAAAGCTTAAAACCTACTTTCTTTAAACCTGCCAAAACTTTATTTGAGTTTCAGTATGGACAAATTAATATACTGACAAAGCGAGATTATTCTTTTCAGGTTACACAAATGTTTTCCCCACCCAAAGTCTATACCGAACAAAAAAGACTTGCTCAAAACAAGATAAATTATAGTCAGAAAGATTTTGAATGGCAAAAAAAACAGCTCGTTTATGAAATAAAGAAGCTTTATTATGAAGGACTTGTCTTAAATAGAAAAATGCAACTCCTGAAAAATAAAAAATCTATGTATGAAAAACTTGTGAAATCGGCAAAAGTAAAACATGAAACGGGAGAAACGCATTTGTTAGATAAGATTAGTGCAGAAACTTATTTTAAAGAAATTATCCAACAAATTAATGCTTCTGAAATAGACATATTACAACATCAATATGCTCTTGCTTTGCTGCTCAATACGCAAGAAATGATTACTTGGGACACTACAGCCTCTTTTAAACTCAATATTTTGGATACTACTAAAATTAGTAATGAAAATATGTGGGTAAATCTCTGGAAAATGCAAAAAGATATTGCATCTCAAGAAACAAAAGTAGCCAAAGCCAATCGCCAACCCGACTGGAAATTAGCCTATTATGGTATGTCTATCGAAAATCAATCTTTGGCACAAGTTTATCAGTTAGGTTTTGCTTTGCCACTTTTTAATAAAGGTTATAAAGCTGATATACAGGCATCCAAAGTAAAAGAAAGAATAGCAGAAATAGAATATCAGTATCAAAAGCAGGTTTATAATATTGAAGTAAAAACACTTCTTGCTGAAATAGAAAAGCAAATGTTTATTTTAGGACATTATGAAAAAGATGCTTTATCACAAGCAGAATTGATTTTTCAGAATGTAGGAAAGAGTTATCAGTTAGGAGAAATAGACTATACTACTTTCGTGCAAAATAGCTTACAAGCTTGGCAAATTCAAACCAATTATCTTGACGAAGTCAATTTGTATAACCAAGCGATTTTACGTTTAGAATTGTTAAAACCTTAAAACCTAAAAAATTATGAATGCAGCACATTTTCATTTGGTTGTAAACCATTTACCTATTATAGTACCTATCATAGGGCTTTTGGTGATGTTAGGTGGTCTGATACTCAAGTCAGAAGTTATAAAAAGAACAGCTTATGCCATATTTATACTGGGAGCTATTGCTACAGTACCAGCTTTTGTTTCAGGAGAAGGAGCTGAAGAAGTTTTAGAAAAAATGCAAGATGTAAGCCACAAACTAATCCATGAACACGAAGAAAAAGCAGAAACATTTGCTTTGCTCTCTTATGTATTGGGGCTAATAGCTATTGTAGGTTTATGGTCAAACTGGAAAAAGAAAGGTTTTGCCTCTGTAATTAGCTATATTACAGTTGTTTTTAGTTTGGTTGTATTGTTTTTTGCAAAGCAAACAGGTACTTCAGGTGGAGAAATTAGACATCCTGAAATTAGAACAGAACAGTCTAATAATCAAATAGAAAAGAAAATTGAAAAAGAAGTAGATGATGATTAATTTAAAAATTATGAAAACAAATATATGGATTGTGATGATGGGATTGGGCATATTTTATAGTTGTAAAAATGAACCAGTTATCTCTAAAGAAAAAAAAATAGATTCTATACCCGTTGTAGAAGTAAATGCCAAACAAATGCAGACAATGGGCATAGAACTTGAAAGCCTACAAGAACAAACTATGAGCGACTTCGTTTTAGCCAATGGTATCATAGATGTTCCACCAGAAAGTAGAGCTGTGGTAACTGCAAAAATGGAGGGTTTTGTGAAACACTCCAACTTACTTATTGGAGATTATATTTCTCAAGGACAGGTACTTACAGTTTTAGAAACACCTCGTCTCATTATGCTACAAGAGGATTATTTGACTGCTAAAAACCAAATCATTTTTTTACAACAAGAATTTGACAGGCAGACAAAACTTTCTTTAGAAGATGTAGGGGCAAAGAAAAATCTACAAAAGATAGCTTCTGAACTCCAAATGGCAAAAATAAAATTAGCAAGTTTAGAAAAACAGTTGCAATTTATTGGCTTGAATGCAAATGGCATTGGCATAAATAATATTTCTTCGCAGTTTTCGGTGGTTTCTCCTATTTCTGGCTATATTAAAAATATCTATATAGCAAAAGGACAAAGTGTATTACCAGAAACAGTTCTTTTTGAAGTTACAAGTAAAGAACACTTACATGTAGAACTTCAAGTTTTTGAAAAGGATATTTCAAAAATAAAAAAAGGACAAAAGGTTTATTTTCAAAGCCCTAACCTTGGTAGTCAAACTTTTGAAGGAGATGTATTTTTGATAGGGCAAAGTTTTGATAGTCAGACAAAAACTGTGAATATTCATGTGCATTTTGAAGAGAAAAATACGCCATTTTTGCCAAATATGTATATCAATGCCCGAATTGCTGTAGGTGAAAGTAAAGTATTGGCAATTGCTGAAGAAGCTGTGGTTCAAGAAGGTGATGAAAGTTTGATTTTTTATACAACAGATAAAAAACATTTTTATCCAACTCCTATTAAAATAAAAAACAGAGAGGCAGGACTTGTGGCTTTTGAGTTTATCAAACAAGTTCCACCATCAGCTTGGATAGTAAAGAAAGGAGCAAACTTTTTACAAGCTGCTACTGAGCCAGCCGAAGAAGAATAAAGTATAGCCAAGAATGAAGATTCTTGGCTATTTTGTTTTAAAATTCTCCTTTGAAGTTTTGAGTTTTTCCATCAGGGCTTGTTAGTTTCCAATATCTTTCATACTCAATTTCAATTTCTTCAATTTTGTATTTACCTTCTTTGTTTGGGATGGTAACAATATATTTGTTTTTATCTTCATCTTTTTCTAAAATAGTGAACTCAGCTTCTTCAATACTTCCTAAACCTCTGAAAAACATACGAATATCAGTTTGGTTATTCACTTTATTCCAAACATATTTTACAGCAATATAATCTACAACAGGCTTTTTGCTAAAATCTACCCAATAATTTCTATTTTGATAGATACGAGTCTTCCCTGAGGCAAATTTGAGTTGAATATCTGTTCCTTTATTGGAAAGTATGGCAGTTTCTTTGGTTGGCAATACAACTGAAACTATTTTTTGTTTCAAAGGGTCACCTACAATTTTTAAGGTTTTGGGTTCACCTGAATCATTATCTGTAATGTAACGAGCATCTGTACCCAAAGGTGTAGGTATCCAAATCAGGCGTTCTCTGATGCCTGTTTTGGGATGAATGTAATAATAATTTTGAGCCACAACAACACTTATTTGTAGAAATAAGATACTTAATAACAAGAGTTTTTTCATGATTTTTTTGTTGAATGTTTCAATAGAGTTCATATATAAAAATTTGTTTCTTGCCATTTGGATGTATTAAAATCATATCTTCTTTTGAAATAATCTGGTAAATACCTTCCATATTAGGTATAACAATCTGATAAGTACCTTCTATTTTATCCTCTGCTAAAATAATACATTTTACCTCCTTTCTTAATCCCAAACCCCTAAAATATATATCTATATCTTCTTCTTTTTGATAAACTCTATCAAATGCAATATAATCCACAAAGGGTTTGTTGGTTGTATCTACCCAACATTGCCTGCTTTTATAAATTCTTTTTTTCCCTGATGCAAACTTGATTTCAATATCATCCCCCTTTTCAGTTAAAATAGCTTTTCCATAATTGGGTAAAAAAATAGTAGTAGCATATTGTTTTAAAGGATCACCCAAATATTCAATTTTCTTGGCGTCACCAGTTTCATAATCAGTTTTATAAGTAGCATACGTACCTATGGGTGTGGGTGTCCAATGAAGCCTTTCTCGAATACCTGTTTTGGGATGAATGTAATAATAGTTTTGAGCAAAAATATTAGTAGTAAAACTAAACCAAAAAAACACCCAAATAATACAATGTAGAATCATAGTAAAGGCAATTTTACTAAAAATAGTAATCAAAAACTATACAAATTTTGATTGCAATCAAAATTTTGTTTTTGCTTGAAAAAAACTTACATTTGCTCAAAAAAAGTACTATGATAAAACTTGAAAAAGGTAAATATACCAAGATAATCCGTTGGATTTGGATTAGCTTTGTTTTTGGGACATTATTTGCTTTCTTATTTATTTGGGCAATTACAATTGACTTTTTAGGCTTATTTGGTGGTATGCCCAGCTTGAAAGCCCTTGAGAATCCTAAAAGTGAACAAGCATCAGAAATTTATACTGCTGATGGTAAACTTATGGGGAAATACTTTACAATAGATAGACAACCTATCGAATTTGAGGAAATTTCTCCTTATGTAATCAATGCTCTTATTGCCACAGAAGATGTACGTTTTGAGCAACATGCTGGAATTGATGCCAAAGCTGTTGGTAGAGCACTCTTCAAGATGGGAGGTGCTGGTGGAGGTAGTACACTTACACAACAGTTAGCCAAAAACCTTTTTGATACAAGAGGTAAAGAAAATAGAGGAGCTCTTTCAAAAATCCCATATTTGGGTTTAGGCATTGTTAAACTAAAGGAATGGATTACAGCCGTTCGTTTGGAAAGAAGTTATACCAAAAAAGAGATTATTACGATGTACCTAAATGAATGTGGATTTGGACATAATGCTTTTGGTATTCAGGCAGCAGCTAAAACTTATTTTAATAAAAACGCCTCAGACTTAAATCTGATTGAGGCTGCAATGCTTGTAGGAATGTTACAAGCTCCCAGTACGTACGACCCTGTCAATCCTGAAAAACAAAAAGCTGTTATTGAAAGACGCAATACAGTTTTAGGGCAATTGAAAAATTATAAATTTATTACAGAAGAAGACTTTGAGAAGTATAAAAATGAACCTATCAAATTAAACTACCATCCCCAAGATAATAGTGAAGGGGTTGCTCCTTATTTCCGTAATGAGGCTTTCAAAGAGGTTATTAGATGGGTAATAGAAAAAGGCTATGCAAGAAATGAAAAAGAAGCAAAAGAGTATATTTATACAGCAGGTTTAAGAATTTATACAACCATAGATAGCAAAGTGCAGGCTCATGCCGAAGCAGCTATGGAAGAGCACATGAAAGACAAACAAAGAAGATTTTATGCTCACTGGAAAGCCATAGGCAGAAACCCTTGGGTTGATGATTATGGAAGAGAAAAAGTAGGTTATATTGAACAAAATGCTAAAAGAACAATCTTGTACAAACAGCTACAAGCTAAATATGGTAAAGATGAAAAAGCCATTTTTAATGAATTTAATAAACCCAAACAAATGCGTGTGTTTACATGGGCTGGTGAAAAAGATACAGTGATGAGTCCAATGGATTCTATACGCCATTATAAACACTTCTTACAAATTGGAATGATGTCTATAGAACCCAAAACAGGGCATATCAAGGCTTGGGTAGGAGGTATTAACTATCGTCACTTCCAATATGACCAAGTAAGGCAAGGTAGGCATCAGCCAGGCTCTACATTCAAACCTATTGTATATGCAGCTGCCATAGATGTGGGTTATACACCTTGTCATAAAATGCCTGACGTTCCTGTTATATTCCCTGGCTGGATTCCCAAACAAGATGGTGGATATTCTGGTGGAATGTATCCTCTGCGTAAAGCGATGGGTTTCTCTATCAATACCATTGCAGCAGGGATTACCAAAGAAATTGGAGTAAATGCTGTGAGACGTTATGCTAAAGAATTGGGTGTTGAAACAGAATTACCTCAAGTGGCTTCAATTTGTTTGGGTTCGCATGCAATGCCTATGTACGACTTATTAGGAGCTTATACAGTGTTTCCTAATAGAGGCTATCATAACAAACAAATGATGATTACGAAAATTACAGATAAGAATGGTAAAGTTTTAGAAGAATTTGCTCCACAAATCAGAGAGGTTATGAGTGAGAAAAAAGCTTATATGATGGTTGATATGCTTATGGCAGGTACTGAAAAAGGTGGAACTTCTGCTGCTTTACATGGTTATCCTATTCTTTTTGCCAATAAAAACCAAATTGGAGGAAAAACAGGTACTACACAAAACCAAGCTGATGCCCTGTATGTAGGTGTAACACAAGACCTTATCACAGGTGTTTGGGTTGGTGGTGATGACAAAGCTGTTCGTTTCTTGAGTATGTACGAAGGGCAAGGAGCAGTACTTGCTTTGCCAGCATTTGCATATTTTATGCGTAGAATTTATGGTGATCAGACATTGCCTTACAAACAGAGACCTTTCGAAAAGCCTGCAAACTTCGATTTAGATGAGTTAGATTGTGCTAAGATGGATGCTAATATTGAAAAAGTTGGGGATGATTATAAGAAAAAGAAAAATAGATAGTATTTCAATAAGAAAATTACTGCTTTCATAAAATTTGATGAAAGCAAACAAAAATAAAACGTATTTTTGTTTAGATTTAAACCTTAAAAAACAAAAATATGAAAAAAGTATTTTCTTATTGTAGCTTATTTGTAATGTTATTTTTGTTTACAGCATGTCCTTATTCAGCTGAATTTGCTTTAAATGAACCCAATGAAAAGATAAAAAATGAGTACTTAGGTACTTGGGGAGAAGAATCGCAGTTTGAAAATGCTCCTTATTATGTTATTACTAAGCTAACAGATAAAACTTATCAGTTTGAAAAGAATGAATACAGCGATACTGATAAAGCTTATAAGAAAACAATATTGACAGGACATTTTACAAAACTTGGTAATGTAAACTTCTTGAATTTAAAAGATAACTCAGAAGATAAATATTATTTTCATAAAGTAGAACTTTCTGCTGATAAGAAGCAGTTTGTTATTTATGAAGTAACAGATAATATTGATGAGAAATTTAGTAATGCAAGTGATTTAAAAGTATTTTTTGATAAAAATAAAGACTTGAGTTTTTTCTATAACCGAGACGAAAAGAAATATAACAAAAAATAAATGAAAGGGCTAAAAGCCCTTTTTTTAGGCAATGAATATAAAAAAATCTATACTACTACGCATCAGAATAGCCTTCTTAGCTATATCGCTAATATCTATTGTATCCATTATTAGAATCTGGGTTTTACAACAAGGTAAATGGGAAGAAAAATTTGCTAAACGTGATATTCGTTTTCGTAAAATACCATCCCAAAGAGGAAACATCTATGCTACTGATGGAAGCCTCTTGGCTACTTCTATGCCTTATTATAAAGTAGCGATAGACCCTACAATTCCTGACAGTAGTGATTTTAAAAAAGGTATAGACACATTAGCACGAAAACTATCTGATTTCTTTCAGGAAGGAACTCCAACAGCATATAAAAATGATATAATAAAGGCTAGAAGGGCTAAAAAGAGATTTATTTATCTAAGTAATAAACGCATTGACTATCAGGCAAAACAGGTAATGTCTGAATGGACTTTATTTAGACCTGAAAAAGCATCTAAAGATAAAAAAGCAAGAAGAGGAATGGTGATATTTGAGCCTGAATACCAAAGATTTAAGCCTTTTGGTATGCTTGCTGCTCGTACTTTAGGTTATATTAGTGATGATGCAGGTGTGGGTTTAGAATATGCGTTCAATAAACAATTGGCAGGAAGAACAGGACAAGCATTGTTTCAAAGAATCTCAGGGGGAAATTGGGTTCCTTATAACAAAGGCTCTTACATAGAACCCGAAGATGGATTAGATATTCATACAACATTAGATATAAATATTCAGGATGTCGCACAAGATGCTTTAAGTGAGGCTGTTATAGAAAATGAAGCAGATTTTGGCTGTGTAGTAGTGATGGAAGTTGCCACGGGAGAAATCAAAGCTTTGGCTAATTTGGGTAGAAACGAAGACGGTTCTTATACAGAAAATTATAATTATGCCATTGGAGATAGAGGTAGCACTGACCCTGGCTCTGTTTTTAAATTAGCATCTATGATGGCTTTGTTGGAGGATAAAGCTGTGAAAGTTACAGATTATGTAGATACAGAAGATGGTATAAAAGATTTTTATGGCGTAAGACTTAATGATGTAAAAAAAGGAGGCTTTGGAACAATCACAGTACAAAGAATGTTTGAAGTGTCTTCAAGTATTGGGATAGCCAAATTGGTAAATGATAGATTCAAACAAACACCCATAAAGTTTATTGAATACCTTCAAAAGTTTGGGTTAAATACTCCTTTAGATTTCCAAATGGCAGGTGAAGCAAAGCCATATATCAAAACACCTCAAGACCCTACTTGGAGTGCTACATCACTTCCTTGGATGTCAATTGGTTATGAAACAAGGATTTCACCTCTTCAAATGTTGGCGTTTTATAATGCTGTTGCTAATAATGGGAAAATGGTACAACCAATTATCGTTAAATCTATCAGAAATGCAGATGAGGTAGTTCAGGATTTTCAGACAATCATACTCAAAGAAAAAATCTGTTCAGATAGTACAATTATGCTTCTGAAGATGCTTTTGGAGGGTGTGGTAGAACGTGGTACAGCTAAACTTGCAAGAAATAATCTTTACAAAATAGCAGGAAAAACAAGTACATCTCAAAAATTTAAGAATGGAAAATATGTAAAAGCATATCATACTTCTTTTGCAGGATTTTTTCCTTCTCAAAAGCCGAAATACAGTTGTATTGTGGTTATAGATAACCCAAGAGGTGAACGCCAATTTGGTGGTGATGTAGCTGCTCCAGTTTTTAAGAAAGTAGCAGATAAACTTTTTTATCAGGATATAGAACTACAAAGAAGTCTCAGTTTGGGAGGCTTACCCAATAACAATTTCGTTTCAACACAAGTACCGGCTTATGCACCTATACTCAAGCAAGCTTATCATGTTTTAGGTATTTCTCCACAAAGCATTGACACCACTGCTGAATGGACAAAGGCTAATTTTAACCCTGATGCTTCTATTAACTTGCAAAAAGCAGACGTAAAAAAAGGTTTTATGCCTAATTTGAAAGGTTACAGCCTCAGAGATGCTCTTTTTATTCTTGAAAACAGAGGCGTAAAAGTAAAAGTAGAAGGGCAAGGCAAAGTCTATCAACAATCTGTACGCCCAGGGCGTGGGATTGGTATTGGTGATAAAGTTACACTGAAATTAAGGTAATTTGAATGATGAGTTATAAGTAGTAAATCTGAAATTTTTATAAAAAACTGATAATAAGGTATTTGTTTCAGATAAACACAATTTCTAAAAAAATCTTAATTTTTTTGTAACCACTTCCAAAGTAGTGTTGTCAAAGGCTGTAGATGTTCAACTTTAAAATATTACAGTCATGGAAGCAATATTAGTTCCTATCAGCATGTTTGCCACAGTTTTTGGAGTTTTGTATATGCACTATACTACTCGCCATAAAGAAAGAATAGCCCTTATTGAAAAAGGTACTGATGCTTCAGTATTTTATCCATCAGATAAACAAAAAGAAAAGAAATTTTATAGCCTACAATTTGGTATATTGGCTGTATGTATTGGATTTGGTATTCTAATGGGAAATATTCTACACCAAAATTTAGGTATGAAAGATGAAGTAGCCTATAACTCAATGATATTTTTGATGGGAGGTATAGGATTGATAGTATTCCACGTTATCAATTTGAAACAACAAAATTCTAATAAATAACTTTTTTGGGCAAATGACCTCACAAGAAGAAAGTGCCTATATAACGGCAGTGTTGGAGGGCAACACTCAGGCTTATGCTTATCTTATCAATAAGCATAAAAGCCTAGTATATAGTCTATGCCTAAAAATTACAAAAAATAAAGAAGATGCTGAAGAAGTGGCACAAGATGTGTTCTTAAAAGCATATCAGCAACTCAATACTTTTAAAAGAGATTCTAAATTTGCAACTTGGCTTTACAGAATTGCATACAATACATCTCTCAATAAAATAAAGCGAAAAAAAGTGTGGCAAGAGTCTATTCACCAAGATGACGAAGACCACCCTACACTTCAAATTGAAGATACTACTTTTGAAAACCAATTTGATTTACTCAATTTGGCAGAAAAAAGAAAATATATTCAAATAGCTATGCAAGCTCTATCGGAGCAAGATGCTGTGATTATTACACTTTTTTACTTTGCAGAACACAATTTGGAAGAAATAGCAGAAGTAACGGGCATAGACAAAAATAACGTAAAAATAAAGCTTCACAGGGCAAGAAAGAAACTCTATAATGAACTTTCTTGTTTATTACCAAAAAAAGAACTTGAAACTCTAATAGGCTAAGGTTATGGAAACATTCAATTCGTTTCAGGAAGAAAAAAATAAAAAAGAAGAACTCGCCACAGAATCTAAATGGATTCATAAAGTGATGGAAGAAGAAAAAACATGGACTTTGGATGAACCTTCTATATTGTTCACAGCCAATATCATGGATAAAAT
It includes:
- a CDS encoding acriflavine resistance protein B, with the protein product MLDNIIGFSIRNKIVVGVAVLALVIWGSYSLTQIPIDAVPDITNNQVQVITQSPQFSAQEVEQFITAPLEMSFANLQEVEEIRSISRFGLSVITIVFKEEMDIYTARQLITEKIKLAEKDIPSSMGQPFLAPISTGLGEIYQYVIHPKKGYENRYNSQDLRTIQDWIVKRRLAGTEGVVEVSSFGGNVKQYEVAIQTEQLRAYELTITDVFEALHQNNENTGGSYIEKQGQAYFIRTEGFVKTLADIENIVIKNMSNGMPILIKNVAQVHFGNAIRYGAMTQDGKGEVVGGIVMMLKGANSAQVIAKVNERIIQIQKTLPEGLVIEPFLDRTHLVNKAIFTVSENLALGGLIVVFVLILFLGNLRAGFVVASVIPLALLFTLSMMNLFGISANLMSLGAIDFGLVVDGAVIIVEAILHYLHSHPPDKYHQGFSYEITQQQMNDNVFSATKKIRQSAAFGEIIILMVYLPILSLSGVEGKMFKPMAQAVSFAILGAFILSLTYVPMMSSWALSKKISLKPNFSDKMMVKISRFYKPLIIWALRKKGIVLGLTAIGLIASFILFARLGGEFIPELDEGDFAIETRLKTGTSLSETIRISTESERILLKFPEVKTVVSKIGSSEIPTDPMPIEANDLMVILKDKSEWKTAETKEELAEKMNDALQESIIGVSFDFQQPIQMRFNELMTGVKSDIALKIYGDNLDILTKKAEQTSRLLHKIKGIVDIKVEQVLGLPQMVIQYDRNKIAQYGLNIAQLNQVVRASFAGEVAGVVFEGEKRFDLVIRLAEIQRNNIENLKNLYIKSANGTYIRLEEVAKIGYQPAPVQVSRENTKRRIVIGANVRGRDVESVVKEMQKIFEQKKIKLPIGYYVEYGGQFENLEKGKQRLMIAVPIALGLIFLLLYFTFHSIKQAILIFTAIPLSAIGGIVALWLRNMPFSISAGVGFIALFGVAVLNGIVLIGYFNQLQKEGYKNVNRRVLIGVFVRLRPVLMTASVASLGFLPMAISSSAGAEVQRPLATVVIGGLLSATFLTLIVLPILYIIFEQKLTVMKDLSKTALMLMCFVFSSQITFAQKTVTLNQALDIAEKQSLILQTKELEIAYQKSLKPTFFKPAKTLFEFQYGQINILTKRDYSFQVTQMFSPPKVYTEQKRLAQNKINYSQKDFEWQKKQLVYEIKKLYYEGLVLNRKMQLLKNKKSMYEKLVKSAKVKHETGETHLLDKISAETYFKEIIQQINASEIDILQHQYALALLLNTQEMITWDTTASFKLNILDTTKISNENMWVNLWKMQKDIASQETKVAKANRQPDWKLAYYGMSIENQSLAQVYQLGFALPLFNKGYKADIQASKVKERIAEIEYQYQKQVYNIEVKTLLAEIEKQMFILGHYEKDALSQAELIFQNVGKSYQLGEIDYTTFVQNSLQAWQIQTNYLDEVNLYNQAILRLELLKP
- a CDS encoding transglycosylase; the protein is MIKLEKGKYTKIIRWIWISFVFGTLFAFLFIWAITIDFLGLFGGMPSLKALENPKSEQASEIYTADGKLMGKYFTIDRQPIEFEEISPYVINALIATEDVRFEQHAGIDAKAVGRALFKMGGAGGGSTLTQQLAKNLFDTRGKENRGALSKIPYLGLGIVKLKEWITAVRLERSYTKKEIITMYLNECGFGHNAFGIQAAAKTYFNKNASDLNLIEAAMLVGMLQAPSTYDPVNPEKQKAVIERRNTVLGQLKNYKFITEEDFEKYKNEPIKLNYHPQDNSEGVAPYFRNEAFKEVIRWVIEKGYARNEKEAKEYIYTAGLRIYTTIDSKVQAHAEAAMEEHMKDKQRRFYAHWKAIGRNPWVDDYGREKVGYIEQNAKRTILYKQLQAKYGKDEKAIFNEFNKPKQMRVFTWAGEKDTVMSPMDSIRHYKHFLQIGMMSIEPKTGHIKAWVGGINYRHFQYDQVRQGRHQPGSTFKPIVYAAAIDVGYTPCHKMPDVPVIFPGWIPKQDGGYSGGMYPLRKAMGFSINTIAAGITKEIGVNAVRRYAKELGVETELPQVASICLGSHAMPMYDLLGAYTVFPNRGYHNKQMMITKITDKNGKVLEEFAPQIREVMSEKKAYMMVDMLMAGTEKGGTSAALHGYPILFANKNQIGGKTGTTQNQADALYVGVTQDLITGVWVGGDDKAVRFLSMYEGQGAVLALPAFAYFMRRIYGDQTLPYKQRPFEKPANFDLDELDCAKMDANIEKVGDDYKKKKNR